A portion of the bacterium genome contains these proteins:
- a CDS encoding metal ABC transporter permease, with translation MFEPLYQLLNHLLPQALAGASFLNRALVGGLLLAAACGIVGVGVLGHRMSFFTNAVSHSSFAGVAVGLLAGVSPYVGLVGFAVFVGLGITALRRRGHLSGDATVGVVFSAVMALGIVLLSAFRGLGREMLTYIYGDILALTEAEVYLAFGALVVAVAFSVFFFNRLALTAVSPEVAKASGVRVAALEYAHAALVAGIVAVAIRAVGLLFVTALLILPAATARNIARNQGSLFWWSAGLGALSAVGGTILSVYLNTSTGATIILLGAVLFGASVPIRLARKAKSP, from the coding sequence ATGTTCGAGCCGCTCTACCAGTTGCTGAACCATCTGCTCCCCCAGGCCCTCGCCGGGGCGTCGTTCTTGAACCGCGCCCTGGTGGGCGGCCTCTTGCTCGCCGCCGCCTGCGGCATCGTCGGGGTCGGCGTGCTGGGGCACCGGATGAGCTTCTTCACCAACGCGGTCAGCCACTCCAGCTTCGCCGGGGTGGCGGTCGGCCTGCTGGCCGGTGTCTCGCCCTACGTCGGCCTCGTCGGGTTCGCCGTTTTCGTCGGCCTGGGGATAACGGCGCTGCGGCGGCGGGGGCACCTCTCCGGCGACGCGACCGTGGGGGTGGTCTTCTCCGCGGTGATGGCCCTGGGGATAGTTTTGCTGAGCGCGTTTCGGGGGCTGGGGCGGGAGATGCTGACCTACATCTACGGCGACATCCTGGCGCTCACCGAGGCCGAGGTGTACCTGGCCTTCGGCGCGCTGGTCGTGGCGGTGGCCTTCTCGGTCTTCTTCTTCAACCGCCTGGCGCTGACGGCGGTGAGCCCGGAGGTGGCGAAGGCGTCGGGAGTCCGCGTGGCGGCCCTGGAATACGCCCACGCGGCGCTGGTGGCGGGGATAGTGGCGGTGGCCATCCGGGCGGTGGGGCTGCTCTTCGTTACGGCGCTGTTGATTCTCCCCGCGGCGACCGCCCGCAACATCGCCCGGAACCAGGGCTCTCTCTTCTGGTGGTCGGCCGGTCTCGGGGCCCTCTCCGCCGTGGGGGGGACAATTCTGAGCGTGTACCTCAACACCTCCACCGGGGCGACGATCATCCTCCTCGGGGCCGTCCTCTTCGGGGCGTCCGTCCCCATCAGGCTGGCGAGGAAGGCCAAGAGCCCGTGA
- a CDS encoding metal ABC transporter ATP-binding protein: MTESGVVDRPAISLANVTVRLGDRVVLEDVTADVPTGVITAVIGPNGAGKTTLLKAILGLVPYEGRVVFPSFPHRPSFGYVPQALGVDEGSPLTVMDFLLLKLQHRPLWLGRSRSAGDEARRQLGAMRAENLADRPLGVLSGGERQRVLLAAALAGRNGGPDVLLLDEPASGIDAVGGELFAALLAELTEERGLTTVLVSHDLSVVSAHARRVVCLNRRLMGVGCTRETISPETIAAMYGRDVSLFLHDHHPRDG; this comes from the coding sequence ATGACCGAATCCGGTGTAGTGGATAGACCGGCGATCAGCCTGGCGAACGTCACGGTCCGCCTGGGCGATCGGGTCGTCCTGGAAGACGTCACCGCCGACGTCCCGACCGGTGTCATCACCGCGGTCATCGGACCCAACGGCGCGGGCAAAACCACGCTGCTCAAGGCCATCCTGGGGCTCGTGCCCTACGAGGGCCGTGTCGTTTTCCCAAGTTTCCCGCACCGCCCGAGCTTCGGGTACGTCCCCCAAGCGCTGGGGGTGGACGAAGGCTCGCCGCTGACGGTGATGGATTTCCTGCTCCTCAAGCTCCAGCACCGGCCGCTGTGGCTCGGGCGGAGTCGTTCGGCGGGCGACGAGGCGCGGCGCCAGCTCGGGGCCATGCGGGCGGAGAATCTGGCCGATCGGCCCCTGGGCGTCCTCTCCGGTGGGGAGCGCCAGCGGGTGCTCCTGGCGGCGGCCCTGGCGGGGAGGAACGGCGGCCCGGACGTGCTGTTACTGGACGAGCCGGCCTCCGGGATAGACGCGGTCGGGGGCGAGCTCTTCGCCGCGCTCCTGGCCGAGCTCACCGAGGAGCGCGGCCTGACCACCGTCCTGGTCAGTCACGACCTCTCCGTCGTCTCCGCCCACGCCCGGCGGGTCGTCTGCCTCAACCGGCGACTGATGGGGGTGGGGTGCACCCGGGAGACCATCTCGCCGGAAACCATCGCCGCCATGTACGGGCGGGACGTGAGCCTCTTCCTCCACGACCACCACCCCAGGGATGGGTAG
- a CDS encoding metal ABC transporter substrate-binding protein, whose protein sequence is MKVRAFLAFIPSTLLLSCGGGEVVEDGGGLTVVASILPIYLLTENVVGNTTGVTVDVLVSPEAGDIHNYQLVPGDLLKLNRADLVILNGLGLEGFLGDALADLPEGTEIVTAGEGIEPLPLTFHNHQGEPHGDEHGEWDPHLWVSPRNAVRMTQNIRDALAEADPAHADAYRANAAEFIARLEALYEKMLTAARGWPNRAIVTNHDAFGYLARDLDLEIAGVVMLTPGASPSAGEMLRLVGMIRNKGAAAVFVEPGYPEGSARNIARDAEVPVYVLDPCTTGGTDPGRFLEVMEKNLENLDAALGGR, encoded by the coding sequence ATGAAGGTCCGCGCTTTCCTAGCGTTCATCCCCTCGACCCTCCTCCTCTCCTGCGGTGGGGGGGAGGTGGTCGAGGACGGAGGCGGCCTCACCGTAGTGGCTAGTATTTTACCGATATACCTTCTTACCGAAAATGTAGTGGGTAATACGACGGGCGTCACGGTGGACGTCCTGGTCAGCCCCGAGGCCGGCGATATTCACAACTACCAGCTCGTCCCGGGGGACCTGTTAAAACTAAACCGCGCCGACCTGGTCATCCTCAACGGCCTGGGCCTCGAGGGGTTCCTCGGGGACGCCCTGGCCGACCTGCCCGAGGGGACCGAAATCGTGACGGCCGGGGAAGGCATCGAGCCCCTGCCCCTCACCTTCCACAATCATCAGGGAGAACCGCACGGCGACGAGCACGGGGAGTGGGACCCCCACCTCTGGGTCTCCCCCCGCAACGCCGTGCGGATGACGCAGAACATCCGCGACGCCTTGGCGGAGGCGGACCCGGCCCACGCCGACGCCTACCGCGCCAACGCGGCGGAGTTCATCGCCCGGCTAGAGGCGCTCTACGAAAAGATGCTCACCGCCGCCCGGGGGTGGCCGAACCGCGCCATCGTCACCAACCACGACGCCTTCGGCTACCTGGCCCGGGACCTGGACCTGGAAATCGCCGGCGTGGTGATGCTCACGCCGGGCGCGTCCCCCTCGGCCGGGGAGATGCTCCGGCTGGTAGGAATGATCCGAAATAAAGGCGCCGCCGCCGTCTTCGTCGAGCCCGGTTACCCCGAAGGATCGGCACGCAACATCGCCCGGGATGCGGAGGTTCCGGTTTACGTCCTGGACCCCTGCACCACCGGCGGCACCGACCCCGGCCGATTCCTCGAAGTGATGGAGAAAAATCTGGAAAACCTCGACGCCGCCCTGGGAGGGCGATGA
- a CDS encoding Fur family transcriptional regulator, producing MKTETAGVLLKKKGLRCTDPRVRTLDVILAGDRPLSHAEIEERLEPRLDRVTLYRVLNDLAEAGLLRRITTGAATRFGASDHAHAHFTCDACGITTCLETVPVPRPALPMRYVVEGVELNLSGLCPGCSNALRPDEPEVEEK from the coding sequence TTGAAAACCGAGACCGCCGGGGTGTTGCTGAAAAAGAAAGGCCTGCGCTGCACCGACCCGCGCGTGCGGACCCTGGACGTCATCCTCGCCGGCGACCGGCCGTTGAGCCACGCGGAGATCGAGGAACGGCTGGAGCCCAGGCTCGACCGTGTCACCCTCTACCGGGTGCTGAACGACCTCGCCGAGGCCGGACTTCTGCGGCGGATAACCACGGGGGCGGCGACGCGCTTCGGCGCCTCGGACCACGCCCACGCCCACTTCACCTGTGACGCGTGTGGGATCACAACCTGCCTCGAAACGGTCCCCGTCCCCCGCCCCGCCCTGCCGATGCGGTACGTGGTGGAGGGGGTTGAGCTGAACCTGAGCGGGCTCTGCCCCGGATGTTCAAACGCGCTCCGTCCCGATGAGCCGGAGGTCGAGGAGAAATGA